One Novosphingobium sp. EMRT-2 DNA segment encodes these proteins:
- a CDS encoding nitronate monooxygenase family protein encodes MAFKTRITEMLGIEHPIVQGGMMNVGYAELASAVSNAGGLGIITALTQPTPDKLREEIERTRAMTDKPFGVNMTIFPTVNSPDYKAYAQAIIDGGVKIVETAGTQAVREIWEMLKPHGVTILHKCTAVRHALSAEKAGCDIISIDGFECAGHPGEDDIPGLILIPAAADKVKIPLLASGGFGDGRGLVAALSLGAEGINMGTRFCATKEAPIHDNVKQAYVENDERGSFLIFRNFKNTARVGRSAVSEEVVRRLSQPDAVFEDVRELVSGVAGKELLQTGDLTKGVFWAGMVQGLIHDVPTCQELISRIVADAEDIIRQKLDRFIA; translated from the coding sequence ATGGCTTTCAAGACGCGCATTACCGAGATGCTGGGGATCGAGCATCCGATCGTGCAGGGTGGGATGATGAACGTGGGCTATGCCGAACTGGCGAGCGCGGTTTCGAACGCGGGCGGGCTTGGCATCATCACCGCGCTGACTCAGCCGACGCCCGACAAGCTGCGCGAGGAGATCGAGCGGACCCGGGCGATGACCGACAAGCCGTTCGGCGTGAACATGACGATCTTCCCGACGGTCAATTCGCCCGACTACAAGGCCTATGCGCAGGCGATCATCGATGGCGGCGTGAAGATCGTGGAAACGGCGGGCACGCAGGCGGTGCGCGAGATCTGGGAAATGCTCAAGCCGCACGGCGTGACCATCCTGCACAAGTGCACGGCGGTGCGCCACGCGCTTTCGGCGGAGAAGGCGGGGTGCGACATCATCTCGATCGACGGCTTCGAGTGCGCGGGCCATCCCGGCGAGGACGACATTCCCGGCCTGATCCTGATCCCGGCGGCGGCGGACAAGGTGAAGATTCCGCTGCTCGCCTCGGGCGGGTTCGGCGATGGGCGCGGGCTTGTCGCGGCGCTGAGCCTGGGCGCCGAAGGGATCAACATGGGCACTCGGTTCTGCGCGACCAAGGAAGCGCCGATTCATGACAACGTGAAGCAGGCCTATGTCGAGAATGACGAGCGCGGCAGCTTCCTGATCTTCCGCAATTTCAAGAATACCGCGCGCGTGGGACGCAGCGCCGTTTCGGAAGAGGTGGTACGACGCCTGTCGCAGCCCGATGCGGTGTTCGAGGACGTGCGCGAACTGGTTTCGGGCGTGGCCGGCAAGGAGCTTCTCCAGACCGGCGATTTGACCAAGGGCGTGTTCTGGGCCGGCATGGTCCAGGGCCTGATCCACGATGTGCCGACCTGCCAGGAACTGATTTCGCGCATTGTTGCAGATGCCGAAGACATCATCCGCCAGAAGCTCGATCGCTTCATCGCCTGA